From a single Cyclobacterium marinum DSM 745 genomic region:
- a CDS encoding phosphoglycerol geranylgeranyltransferase produces MKENRINALRELLKEKKKKGEKSLALLIDPEKLDKQPSLDLLKQLSHGLRIDYFFVGGSLVAAKRLDQCLRRLKEVTQGNVPIVLFPGSVMQISGEADAILFLSLISGRNPDLLIGQHVLAAPTLAKSNLEVLPVGYMLVNGGVGTSVEYISQTIPIPHNKPDIAVATALAGKYLGLPMFYLDAGSGAKTPVSKKMIKAVSEQVKCPLLVGGGIRSLKEAKAAWAAGADILVIGNGAEKNPSLITEVLHYAKIYNSSLNVN; encoded by the coding sequence ATGAAGGAGAATCGAATTAATGCACTGCGAGAACTCCTTAAAGAAAAGAAGAAAAAAGGAGAGAAGAGCTTAGCACTGCTTATAGATCCGGAAAAGCTTGACAAACAACCGTCTTTGGATTTATTGAAACAACTTTCCCACGGTCTTAGGATCGACTATTTTTTTGTTGGAGGAAGTTTAGTTGCAGCCAAGCGACTGGATCAGTGCTTACGCAGACTTAAGGAAGTGACCCAAGGAAATGTTCCCATTGTATTGTTTCCGGGAAGCGTCATGCAGATTTCCGGAGAAGCAGATGCCATTTTGTTTCTTTCTTTGATTTCGGGTAGAAACCCCGATTTATTGATTGGACAGCATGTCTTGGCTGCCCCTACCTTAGCGAAAAGTAACCTGGAGGTGTTGCCCGTTGGATACATGTTGGTAAATGGAGGCGTGGGGACCAGTGTGGAATATATAAGTCAAACGATTCCAATCCCACACAATAAGCCGGATATAGCAGTCGCCACAGCTTTGGCAGGCAAGTACTTAGGTTTGCCTATGTTTTATCTTGATGCGGGTTCCGGTGCCAAAACACCTGTTTCAAAAAAGATGATAAAGGCAGTAAGTGAACAAGTAAAATGTCCCTTGTTGGTAGGAGGAGGTATTCGATCTCTTAAAGAAGCCAAAGCAGCTTGGGCTGCGGGGGCAGATATATTGGTTATTGGGAATGGGGCAGAAAAAAACCCCAGCTTGATCACTGAGGTTTTGCATTATGCCAAAATTTATAATTCGTCACTGAACGTTAATTAA
- a CDS encoding phage holin family protein, with product MNEIITTIKKLIEVRVNIIKAEITDQISSIVARVAAIVLMIISASFILLFGSIALAFYFSELYGSSSIGFLMLTGIYTFIFLLLYLLRNAGGFQRILKNSLYRYVFLFKGRKGE from the coding sequence ATGAATGAGATCATTACAACGATAAAAAAATTAATAGAAGTAAGGGTAAACATCATTAAAGCTGAAATAACCGACCAGATTAGTTCTATTGTGGCTAGAGTGGCGGCCATAGTTTTAATGATTATATCTGCTTCTTTTATTTTACTTTTTGGAAGTATTGCACTGGCTTTTTATTTCAGTGAGTTATATGGTAGCAGTTCCATTGGCTTTTTAATGTTAACGGGGATTTATACTTTTATATTTTTGTTATTGTATCTTTTGAGAAATGCAGGGGGCTTTCAGAGAATACTCAAAAATTCTCTCTACAGGTATGTTTTCTTATTTAAAGGTAGAAAAGGAGAATGA